A single region of the Epinephelus moara isolate mb chromosome 16, YSFRI_EMoa_1.0, whole genome shotgun sequence genome encodes:
- the LOC126403140 gene encoding glutathione S-transferase Mu 3-like has translation MTMKLAYWDIRGLAQPARLLLEYTGTKYEDKFYVCGEAPNFDKSCWFDEKHKLGMDFPNLPYLEDGDRKIVQSNAIMRYIARKHNMCGETEDEKVRVDILENQAMDFRNGFVRLCYTDFDKMKPGYLQMLPGQLKQFSDFLGDRKWFAGDKITFVDFLMYELLDQHRMFHPTCLDEFKNLKDLLDRFEALEKIAAYMKSDRFMKTPVNNKMAKWGHKKE, from the exons atgacaatgaaaCTGGCTTACTGGGATATTCGTGGG CTCGCCCAGCCTGCCCGCCTGCTGCTGGAGTACACCGGCACCAAGTATGAGGACAAGTTTTACGTCTGCGGTGAAG CTCCCAATTTTGATAAGAGCTGCTGGTttgatgaaaaacacaaacttgGAATGGACTTCCCCAAT CTGCCCTACTTGGAGGATGGAGACAGGAAGATAGTGCAGAGCAATGCTATCATGAGATACATTGCTCGTAAGCACAACATGT GTGGAGAGACGGAGGATGAGAAGGTCCGTGTGGACATCTTGGAGAACCAGGCCATGGACTTCAGAAACGGCTTTGTGAGGCTGTGCTACACTGACTTT GACAAGATGAAGCCAGGGTACCTTCAGATGCTGCCGGGCCAACTGAAGCAGTTCTCAGATTTCTTGGgagacaggaagtggtttgCTGGTGACAAG ATCACTTTTGTGGACTTCCTCATGTACGAGCTGTTGGATCAACACAGGATGTTTCACCCTACGTGCCTCGATGAATTCAAGAACCTCAAAGATCTTCTAGACCGTTTTGAG GCTCTGGAGAAGATCGCTGCCTACATGAAGTCAGACAGGTTCATGAAGACTCCTGTCAACAACAAGATGGCCAAGTGGGGACACAAGAAAGAGTGA
- the atp5pb gene encoding ATP synthase F(0) complex subunit B1, mitochondrial, translated as MESLTVHILFEEFMRFDVCSWRAASFSFTASSLHRASWHKTQQKTESYDNMHLLSSTVLSRCFRVISRVSGILVSLCRRARRGRNKSARRSKNLALHPSNMLSRLLIISGNGLKSSGPLGAGVVQASRSLHTSSQSLAPVPPLPETGGKVRHGIIPEELFQFLYPKTGVTGPYMLGTGLLVYMLSKEIYVINHETVAAASILSVIIYGIRKYGSSVAAYADKLNEEKVAKAQKVKDESIANLVDAIEDEKKEQWRVEGRSMLFDAKRNNVAMLLETNYRERLHMATHEVKRRLDYQIALQHLQRQMEKEHMVNWVEKSVVGSITPQQEKESIAKCITDLKALAKVTQAKATA; from the exons ATGGAGAGTCTCACCGTCCACATCTTGTTTGAGGAGTTCATGAGGTTTGATGTGTGCTCCTGGAGGGCTGCCAGCTTCTCCTTCACAGCCTCCTCTCTCCACAGGGCCtcctggcacaaaacacagcaGAAGACAGA ATCCTATGAT AACATGCATTTACT gAGCTCTACTGTACTCTCGCGATGTTTCCGGGTGATATCTCGTGTTTCCGGCATccttgtgtctctctgcagaagGGCACGAAGAGGCCGAAACAAGAGTGCCCGGCGTAGCAAGAACTTGGCACTTCATCCTTCAAACATGCTGTCCAGGCTCCTCATTATTTCGG GCAATGGCCTGAAAAGCAGCGGCCCCCTTGGAGCTGG TGTGGTCCAGGCATCCCGCTCCCTGCACACATCGTCCCAGAGTCTGGCCCCAGTGCCCCCTCTGCCAGAGACAGGAGGCAAAGTCCGTCATGGCATCATCCCAGAGGAGCTTTTCCAGTTCCTGTACCCCAAAACTGGAGTCACAG GACCCTACATGCTCGGCACTGGACTCCTCGTTTATATGCTTTCCAAGGAAATCTATGTCATCAACCATGAGACTGTTGCAGCCGCCTCCATTCTCAGCGTCATCATCTAtggtatcaggaaatatggctCAAGTGTTGCAGCTTATGCTGACAAATTGAATGAG gagAAAGTGGCCAAGGCtcagaaggtgaaggatgaatcCATCGCCAACCTGGTTGATGCTATTGAGGATGAGAAGAAGGAGCAGTGGAGAGTAGAGGGAAGGTCAATGCTCTTCGATGCTAAGAGG AACAATGTGGCCATGCTGTTGGAGACCAACTACAGAGAGAGGCTACACATGGCAACCCATGAGGTGAAGAGGCGCTTGGACTACCAGATCGCCCTGCAGCATCTCCAGCGCCAGATGGAGAAGGAGCACATGGTGAACTGGGTGGAGAAGAGTGTCGTTGGCAGCATCACTCCTCAGCAG gagAAAGAGAGCATCGCCAAGTGCATCACAGACCTGAAGGCTCTGGCAAAAGTCACTCAGGCCAAAGCTACAGCCTAA
- the eps8l3b gene encoding epidermal growth factor receptor kinase substrate 8-like protein 3b, giving the protein MLGNTGPFSYSPRGFSPEDFPQQRRAFQHDDHRGSPLQRNNMSRPSGRSIYMQRKEYSETLNRHPDNFHVRLEHLFTCELDGQEVKTMDDCLAKLKRLDAKGRLWPQEMIMEVQGGYLLLSDIETKSELESLPLSSILKTKAVLDSCAYNSLLTVTVQERNKRSPQVFMFQCEETGARLVKSDLDKAIQRGGDVVEPHRDQSDIRNNLENIMGQHVPGSFRHAGPRPVPQERAPPQPDHPPPQWRNREPENMPPQLVYPPQEPMMYHPDHHELRSGPEVPEQTDSERNTDILNHVISDLEIFMGKVSAAANASSSPKDSKSKSKKKSGLKKKKSKKNAPAVNLPPWEEYVSCLQKIKYGFNLLGQLDGTLTSPTAADFVHIFFLNLGMLLPQYPPDLAPSVLSPLLTEAALRLLSQVVDPEEDHLWRSLGDCWNIPRSRWPDDNVPLYIPEFYDGWQPPPPPSRMSSPPPYQNDPLSRSNSQRLPPGPREPPLYMRVIYDFMARNNRELSIMKGEVVQVVNKSKQWWLVRNTRDEEGNVPQNVLEPIRSSDPMENVPRDFRGPVSLDMTSTPAEVRAWLEFKGFSKITVTSLGVLNGKLLLGMTKDEIRTVCPEEGGKVFFQLQGIKSAIALASEPSGMYNGRY; this is encoded by the exons atgCTTGGAAACACTGGACCGTTCTCATATTCCCCGAG GGGTTTCTCACCGGAGGACTTCCCTCAGCAGAGGCGAGCTTTCCAACACGATGACCATCGGGGATCACCACTGCAGAGAAACAACATGTCCAGACCCAGTGGGAGATCCATATACA TGCAGAGAAAGGAGTACTCTGAAACGCTGAACAGACATCCTGACAACTTTCACGTCAGATTGGAG CACCTGTTCACCTGTGAGCTGGACGGCCAGGAGGTGAAGACAATGGACGACTGCTTGGCTAAACTCAAGAGGCTGGATGCCAAAGGTCGCCTGTGGCCTCAGGAGATGATCATGGAGGTTCAGGGAGGGTATCTGCTGCTCAGTGACATTGAGACCAAG TCAGAGCTGGAGTCGCTGCCTTTGAGCTCCATCCTGAAGACCAAAGCTGTGCTGGATAGCTGCGCCTACAACTCTCTGCTGACAGTGACTGTGCAGGAACGCAACAAACGCAGCCCCCAGGTCTTCATGTTCCAGTGTGAGGAGACTGGG GCGAGGCTCGTCAAGAGTGATCTGGATAAGGCGATCCAAAGAGGAGGTGATGTTGTGGAACCACACAGAGACCAGTCTGACATCAG GAATAATCTTGAGAATATCATGGGGCAACATGTTCCAGGAAGTTTCCGGCACGCTGGGCCTCGTCCTGTGCCGCAGGAGAGGGCCCCACCACAACCAGACCACCCGCCCCCACAGTGGAGGAACAGAGAACCAG AAAATATGCCACCTCAGCTGGTCTACCCGCCACAAGAACCAATGATGTACCACCCTGATCATCATGAGTTACGGAGTGGCCCAGAGGTCCCCGAGCAAACGGACTCAGAGAGGAACACA GATATCTTAAACCACGTTATATCTGATCTGGAGATCTTCATGGGCAAAgtgtctgctgctgcaaatgCATCTTCTTCACCAAAAGACAGTAAGAGCAAGAGCAAGAAGAAAAGCggcttgaagaagaaaaaatcaaagaaaaatg cACCAGCTGTGAATCTGCCACCATGGGAGGAGTATGTCTCCTGTCTTCAGAAAATCAAATATGGATTCAATCTGCTG GGCCAGCTGGACGGGACACTGACCAGCCCCACTGCTGCTGACTTTGTGCACATCTTCTTCCTTAATTTAGGCATG TTATTGCCTCAGTATCCACCAGACCTGGCTCCCTCTGTGCTCTCACCCCTGCTGACAGAGGCGGCCCTGCGGCTGCTCAGTCAGGTTGTCGACCCAGAAGAAGACCACCTGTGGAGGTCTCTGGGAGACTGCTGGAACATCCCCAG GTCCAGATGGCCTGACGATAATGTCCCACTTTACATCCCAGAGTTCTACGATGGCTGGCAGCCGCCGCCCCCTCCCTCACGCATGTCTTCCCCACCCCCTTATCAGAACGATCCATTGAGCAGGAGCAACAGCCAGCGGCTCCCACCAGGCCCTCGTGAGCCGCCCCTGTACATGCGGGTCATTTATGACTTCATGGCCAGGAACAACCGAGAGCTGAGCATTATGAAGGGTGAGGTTGTTCAG GTGGTTAACAAATCCAAGCAATGGTGGCTCGTTCGTAACACCCGCGACGAGGAAGGCAACGTTCCTCAGAACGTTCTGGAGCCGATAAGGAGCAGCGATCCCATGGAGAATGTACCG CGAGACTTTCGCGGTCCAGTGAGTCTGGACATGACCTCCACACCTGCAGAGGTCAGAGCCTGGCTGGAGTTCAAAGGTTTCTCCAAAAT CACGGTGACCAGCCTCGGGGTGCTCAATGGTAAACTGCTTCTGGGGATGACCAAGGATGAGATAAGGACTGTGTGTCCAGAGGAAGGAGGCAAGGTCTTCTTCCAGCTGCAGGGCATCAAGTCAGCCATCGCA CTCGCCAGTGAACCATCAGGCATGTACAACGGCCGCTACTAA